Part of the Methylomonas rapida genome is shown below.
GCAGGCCATCTTTCTGTTCCGGCATTTCGGAATGGATGATGCCACGTCCCGCCGTCATCCACTGAATCCCGCCAGCTTCCAGCAGGCCGCCATGGCCGGCGTTGTCGCCATGTCTCATCCGACCAGCCAGCAAATAGGTCAAAGTCTCGAAACCGCGATGCGGATGATTCGGAAAGCCGGCAATGTAATCGTGGGCTTCGTCGCTGCCAAAGGCGTCCAGCATCAGAAACGGGTCCAGCCGCTGTTGCAAGGATTGGTCGATCAAGCGGGTCAATTTGACCCCTGCGCCATCGGACGTTGCATGTCCGGCGATGAGTCGTTCCACGTTGCGCGAATGGTTGACGGTGTGGTTGGCTATATTCGGCATGATTGCCTCCTCGCTCATTCGAGCAACATTAAACGGCCAGGGCGGCCACTTCAGCCTCGGCTTGTTGCAAAGCGGCTTTGGCAATGTCTTCACCCATCGCCAAGCCTTCTGCATGGATAAAAGTCAGATCGGTCATGCCCAAAAATCCCAGCGCGGTTTGCAGGTAAGGGGTGACCAAATCGTGCGGCGTGCCGCGATGCAGGCCGCCGAAAGCCAGGGCCAGATGGACCTTTTTGCCGGTTAGCAGTCCTTCCGGGCCGTTGGCGGTATAGCGGAAGGTGACGCCCGTGCGGCTGATCGCATCGAACCAGGCTTTCAATTGCGCCGGTATGCCAAAGTTATACATGGGCACGCCCAACACGATATGATCGGCTTGCTGTACTTCGGCTATGAGTCGATCATCCATGGCTATTCGGTCTTGCTGGGCCGCGGAACGTTGCTCGGGTGGTGTAAACAAGGCCTGTAACGCGGCGGGGTCCAGCAACGGTGGTGGGGTTTGTGCCAAATCCCGGAAAATGATCGGCGAGGCAGGATAGGCGGTTTTCAGTTTATCGGCCAGCAACCCGGCCAAGCGGCTGGAATGGCTTTGTTCGCCGCGAATGCTGCTGTTGATGTGTAGAATGGTCATGGTGCTTCTCCCTACGATGAGAGTGAGGTTTAACTATAATCCGGCAAAAAGGATGACAGCGTTCCATGCAGGGCTGATTGTTCAGGCCCTTGCATCTAAAACAAACCGGCAACTTGGTTTCTCCCTTTGCAAAAGGGATTTTTAAAAAATCTCATCCAGCCCCTCGGCAACCGCTCAATGCGCTGTCTCAGCTTCCGCATCCATCCATCCATCCATTCAATCGTCCTTTTCCAATGCCTACACCCAGGGCAACCGAGCTCTATAGTTAATCCGATGGCCGTATCATTTGCAGCGAATCACATAGTAGCGAATCACACCTTATCTTAAAATACCGGATCTTATAAAACCTTTTGCTTTTGCTACCATTGAAAATCTATCGACAAGAAGCGTCATGAATAAAAAAATAGCCCAACTGATGACCAGGGACGTCGTTCAGGTAGCCCCAGAAATGCCTTTATCCGAATGCGCGGAATTGATGGCGCGGCACCGCATCAGCTCGATACTGATCAGCGAAAACGACAAACCGGTCGGTTTGCTGACCGAGCGCGATGTGGTGCGATTATTGAGCCAGAATACGCCGCAAAACCAGGCGGTGTCCATGTTGATGTCGGCAAATCCGGTGACCGTGCGCGCCGATACCGATTATCGCGATGCCTATCATTTGTTTGTGCTGCATGGGATTCGGCATCTGGTGGTGGTCGACGGCGCCGGCCGTCTGGCCGGTATCGTCAGCGAAACCGATTTTCGCAGGCATGCCGGCGTTGCCGAATTCATCGGTTTGCGTACCGTGGCCACCATCATGGATAGGTCCGTGTTGTTGCTGCAACCCGATGAGCGGGTGATCGACGCGGCGCAGAAGATGCATGATCGCCGCGCCAGTTGCGCGGTAGTGGTGAAGAAGCGCAAGCCGATAGGCATCGTCACGGAACGCGATATGGTCAGGTTATATCGGCGGCAGGCCGGCGATGCGCGTGTACGCGACATCATGTCCGCGCCGGTCGCCACGGTAGGGCCTGAACAATTGGTGGTGGATGTCGTGCAGCGCATGCAAAATCAGGGCATACGCCATCTGGTGGTAGTCGATGGGCAAGGCGAAACGCTGGCGGTGGTGGGCGAACACGATGTGGTGAAGCACACCGAAGGGCAATATGTCGATTTGCTGAACACGATCATTCGCGAGCAGATCGTGGAACTGGAATTGCAGCAGGCGAAAATCGACGAATTGATGTTGAGAACGGCGCTGAGCGAGAAGGAAAAACAATTACGGGATTTGCAAGCCCGTACCGAAAACGAAAAGGCTCTGCTTAGAACCCTGATCGATCATATTCCCGATCTGATTTTTTTGAAGAGTACCGAGGGACACTATATCGGCTGCAACAAGGCATTCGCAGCTTTTTTGGGCATCGAGGAAAGCGCGCTAATCGGCAAGACCGATTTCGATTTTTTCGATGCGCAAACGGCCGGTTCATTTCGGCAACTGGATTTGGAGGTCATGGCTTCCGGCCATTCACTGGTCAACGAAGAATGGGTGACGTACCCCGACGGTCGCCG
Proteins encoded:
- a CDS encoding FMN-dependent NADH-azoreductase, with product MTILHINSSIRGEQSHSSRLAGLLADKLKTAYPASPIIFRDLAQTPPPLLDPAALQALFTPPEQRSAAQQDRIAMDDRLIAEVQQADHIVLGVPMYNFGIPAQLKAWFDAISRTGVTFRYTANGPEGLLTGKKVHLALAFGGLHRGTPHDLVTPYLQTALGFLGMTDLTFIHAEGLAMGEDIAKAALQQAEAEVAALAV